A portion of the Rhinolophus sinicus isolate RSC01 linkage group LG03, ASM3656204v1, whole genome shotgun sequence genome contains these proteins:
- the ZNF131 gene encoding zinc finger protein 131 isoform X3 — protein MKSHSTESFKCEICNKRYLRESAWKQHLNCYHLEEGGVSKKQRTGKKIHICQYCEKQFDHFGHFKEHLRKHTGEKPFECPNCHERFARNSTLKCHLTACQTGVGAKKGRKKLYECQVCNSVFNSWDQFKDHLAIHTGDKPNHCTFCDLWFMQGNEFRRHLSDTHNISERLVTEEVLSVETRVQTEPVTSMTIIEQVGKVHVLPLLQVQVDSAQVTVEQVHPDLLQDSQVHDSHMSELPEQVQVSYLEVGRIQTEEGTEVHVEELHVERVNQMPVEVQTELLEADLDPVTPEIMNQEEREPSQEDAAEAAGEDHEDAEGVETKPTMDSQAEGAEKENRTPGPALE, from the exons ATGAAATCACACTCCACTGAGAGTTTCAAGTGTGAAATATGCAATAAAAGGTATCTTCGGGAGAGCGCATGGAAACAGCATCTCAATTGTTACCACCTTGAAGAAGGTGGAGTCAGTAAGAAGCAAAGAACtgggaaaaaaattcacatatgTCAGTACTGTGAGAAACAGTTTGACCACTTtggacattttaaagaacatctTCGAAAACATACAG GTGAAAAACCTTTTGAATGTCCAAATTGTCATGAACGATTTGCTAGAAATAGCACTCTCAAATGTCACCTGACTGCGTGCCAAACTGGAGTGGGggcaaaaaagggaagaaagaagcttTATGAGTGTCAG GTGTGTAACAGTGTGTTTAACAGCTGGGACCAGTTTAAAGATCACTTGGCAATACATACTGGAGATAAACCCAACCATTGTACTTTTTGTGACTTGTGGTTtatgcaaggaaatgaattcaggAGGCATCTCAGTGATACTCATAATATTTCAGAGCGTCTAGTAACCGAAGAAGTTCTTTCAGTAGAAACTCGTGTGCAAACTGAACCTGTGACATCAATGACTATTATAGAACAAGTTGGGAAGGTACATGTGTTACCACTGCTTCAAGTTCAGGTAGACTCAGCACAAGTGACTGTGGAGCAGGTCCATCCAGATCTGCTCCAGGACAGCCAAGTGCACGATTCACACATGAGTGAGCTTCCAGAGCAGGTCCAGGTGAGTTACCTAGAAGTGGGTCGAATTCAGACTGAAGAAGGTACTGAAGTACATGTAGAGGAGCTGCATGTTGAAAGGGTAAATCAGATGCCAGTGGAAGTACAAACTGAGCTTCTAGAAGCAGACTTGGATCCAGTGACCCCTGAAATCATGAACCAGGAGGAGAGAGAGCCTAGCCAAGAAGACGCTGCTGAGGCCGCTGGAGAAGATCATGAAGATGCTGAGGGTGTAGAGACCAAACCAACAATGGATTCTCAAGCTGAAGGGGCAGAGAAGGAGAACAGAACACCTGGGCCAGCTTTAGAGTGA